Part of the Ruegeria sp. AD91A genome, GTAAGGGAACTGGTGGGTTTTTTCGTGGAATATCTGACGTTAACGTCAAACCAGACCAAAAACCGTGTGTTTTCCCCCTAATATTGACCGGAAGTGCCCTTACCTACGCCGTGTCGCTGCGGGCCTCCACTCACGTTGAACAGATGCGTTCATGAGCTGGCCCCTCTTGGAGCTCGACCTCGGCCCGCGGCGGCACAGTTATTGGAAGCGGGAAGTTTGCGATGACATTTAAGTTGTTGATGGAAAGATTTACTGCACGAAAGACGCCTTCATTCGAGGTGGTCAAGACCTGCAAGAAACATGTCCAACGTGCACGAGAAGAATCCGAGACTGCAAAAACGAGTAGATCCGAAATTGTAGCTCTGTTCGAGACAGAGCTGCGCGGGCAAGACACGAACAGGTCGGCCCACGACAAATCCAATGACCGCAGGGATACGTCCCCAAAGCAGACTGGCTGACTTTAGGAGCCGTTTATGCGCGCTGCACGCCCGCCACGGCGTTTGCTGAGGCGCGGCTTTCTGGTTGGCAGGTTTTCCATGATTTCGGCGCGTTCGCTGCTGTCCATCTTGGACCAGCGGGTGATTTCATCAATCGTGCGATAACAGCCGGTACAGATACGTTCCGTAGGGTGAACGACACAGATCTGGACACAAGGGCTTTCGACCTCATTCCTTTTCCAAACCATATTCGTCATCACTGGTCTCCGACCTGTTACAAAAAGCGCAGCCTGTCCAGCGCCCCTTGCAAGATATAGCCGGCTGCAACGTGATCAATAACCTGTCCGCGACGTTTTCGTGTCGTATCCGCCTCAAGCAGTGCTTTTTCTGCCGCAACTGTGCTGAGCCGTTCGTCCCAAAATCCGATGGGCAAATCGGTCAGGCGGGACAAATTGCGGGCAAATGCCCGCGTTGACTGGCATCTTGGCCCTTCGCTGCCATCCATGTTCTTGGGCAACCCCAGCAAGATGCCTCCGATCTCGCGATCGGTCACAATTTCGATCAGGCGGGCGGAATCGAGCGTGAATTTCTTGCGCCGTACCGTTTCCAGCGGGCTGGCGACGCCGCGCATCCGGTCGGACACCGCGACGCCGATTGTCTTTTCCCCAAGGTCCAGCCCCATAAGGGCACTCATAGGTTGCAGCGCTGCTGCAAATTCTTCGATAGCGTCATGGATCATTGAGCGATCCCGGCTTGAAGGGCCGCCGCATCGATGATCTGCAACGCCTCTGAGTTGCCGGCAAACACTTCCATGGCCTCATCCCGTATATCGATGGCACGCTGGCCCTGGCCTAGAACGCCCAAGGCGGCGATCAGACGGGCCCATTCCTCGGGGGACCCGCCTTCTGTCGCCAGACGATCAGACAACTGGTCCACCATACCCTGAATCATCTGCTGCCGTTCTTCGGGGCTCAGCTCTGCGGCGGCGGCCATGTCTTCCTGACTGGGGCCGGGTGCCGTGCTCAGATCCGGCGCATTGAATACACCGGCCCGAAATGCCAGTTCGTCGATCTGAGCCCGTATCGCTCCGGCCCATGGTGCACCTGCCGGGGCATCCTGCAACGTTTCAACCCACATACGATAGGCGAGGTCCGGCCGCCCGATCTGGGCCAGCATCTGCCCCCAATAATAGCGTGCCGGGCCGTGACGAGGGTCACGGTTCAGCGCTTCGATCAGGGCCTGTTCCGCTTCGGGTGAGACGTAACCACCCGCCGCCAGAATCATCATTTCAGCCAAATCCGCGTAAGTGTCGGCCGTGGCAGTGTCGCCGGACAGTTCGATCACCCTTTGCTGCGCGGTGTACCCATCCTTGAAGTTGCCTGCATTCGTCTCGTGCTGCGCCAGCAGCATCTGACCCTGCAAATCGTCTGGCCGGTTCGCTACCGTTTCACGCAACTGCTTCAGCAGGTTCGCATAGCTTTCGTCCAGCTG contains:
- a CDS encoding DUF1289 domain-containing protein; this encodes MTNMVWKRNEVESPCVQICVVHPTERICTGCYRTIDEITRWSKMDSSERAEIMENLPTRKPRLSKRRGGRAARINGS
- the ruvX gene encoding Holliday junction resolvase RuvX — translated: MIHDAIEEFAAALQPMSALMGLDLGEKTIGVAVSDRMRGVASPLETVRRKKFTLDSARLIEIVTDREIGGILLGLPKNMDGSEGPRCQSTRAFARNLSRLTDLPIGFWDERLSTVAAEKALLEADTTRKRRGQVIDHVAAGYILQGALDRLRFL
- the ccmI gene encoding c-type cytochrome biogenesis protein CcmI, which encodes MTFWVLIFLVALLIAAFLSFTLLRKRRGDEPAAAYDLRVYREQLAGVDRDLARGVIGEADAERVRTEISRRILAADDQMKKESADAGPSRTVSALSILAISLLLIGGALAMYNRTGAVGLPDMPLTARLELAKEVRANRPSQSAAEELATPPQPAQLDESYANLLKQLRETVANRPDDLQGQMLLAQHETNAGNFKDGYTAQQRVIELSGDTATADTYADLAEMMILAAGGYVSPEAEQALIEALNRDPRHGPARYYWGQMLAQIGRPDLAYRMWVETLQDAPAGAPWAGAIRAQIDELAFRAGVFNAPDLSTAPGPSQEDMAAAAELSPEERQQMIQGMVDQLSDRLATEGGSPEEWARLIAALGVLGQGQRAIDIRDEAMEVFAGNSEALQIIDAAALQAGIAQ